In Luteibacter mycovicinus, a genomic segment contains:
- a CDS encoding alpha/beta hydrolase — translation MAAAMGCAASGTAAGSVITDPVYTHAARLVDIGSGQRLNLYCTGQGSPTVVMDAGMGDSTVSWALVQPELSKRGRVCSFDRAGLGFSDAARRPGTPVNASEDLHALLNAAGEKPPFILVGHSLAGLNVRVYADKYRDQVIALVIVEGSHEDQSEEGWAIGAPDQKAKYDAYLKDAHGCIDAARKGLKKGTPEYAKCVGTTDDPRFSPAIDNAQAAYGSTERWQAAIASERENVYYTSADETRATRKDFGDMPLIVLTHSPYPKRDDETQEERYRRTLSWEGMHTRVAAMSTRGINIIVPDAGHYIQYDKPQVVIDAVDQARWLSQRH, via the coding sequence GTGGCTGCGGCGATGGGGTGCGCAGCGTCGGGCACAGCTGCGGGGAGTGTCATCACCGACCCCGTCTACACCCATGCCGCGCGTCTTGTGGACATCGGCAGCGGCCAGAGGCTGAACCTATACTGCACCGGGCAGGGCTCGCCCACTGTGGTGATGGATGCCGGGATGGGCGACTCGACGGTGTCCTGGGCGCTGGTGCAGCCTGAGCTGTCGAAGCGCGGCCGGGTATGTTCCTTCGATCGCGCCGGCCTCGGGTTCAGCGATGCCGCGCGTCGGCCTGGCACGCCAGTGAACGCCTCGGAAGATCTGCACGCTCTGCTAAATGCCGCAGGTGAGAAACCGCCGTTCATCCTGGTGGGCCACTCGCTGGCTGGCTTGAACGTGCGTGTCTACGCGGACAAGTATCGCGACCAGGTGATCGCCTTGGTCATCGTGGAAGGCTCGCACGAGGATCAGTCAGAGGAGGGCTGGGCCATCGGTGCGCCGGATCAGAAGGCGAAATACGACGCCTATCTGAAGGACGCACACGGATGCATCGACGCCGCTCGAAAAGGTCTTAAGAAAGGAACGCCGGAGTATGCGAAGTGCGTCGGCACGACCGACGATCCACGCTTCAGCCCGGCAATCGACAACGCTCAGGCAGCGTATGGAAGCACCGAGCGCTGGCAGGCAGCGATCGCGTCGGAGCGGGAAAACGTCTACTACACCAGCGCCGACGAGACCCGGGCTACCCGGAAGGACTTCGGCGACATGCCTCTCATCGTGCTGACGCATTCGCCGTATCCGAAGCGCGATGACGAAACGCAGGAGGAACGCTATCGCCGGACCCTTTCATGGGAGGGGATGCACACGCGCGTCGCGGCGATGTCCACGCGTGGTATCAACATCATCGTCCCGGACGCCGGGCACTACATCCAGTACGACAAGCCACAAGTCGTGATCGACGCGGTCGATCAGGCACGCTGGCTCAGTCAGCGGCACTAG
- a CDS encoding class I SAM-dependent methyltransferase, which translates to MTLQEDKDYDSQSVYSPLTLAIYDTLVLRISNPAVWRCPTSRILGIYDSYVSSNHLDVGVGTGWYLDHCRFPAAPRLALMDLNRNALRSAAKRVERYAPESHVADVLQPVRPVGEPFASIGLTYLLHCLPGNMPGKARVFDHMLPLLAPGGVIFGATILAEGVVRSGAAVRLMAFYNRKGIFGNATDSLDDLRAELTKRFDKVDITVVGCVALFVASAPRSFRPVLQQVPAQKTT; encoded by the coding sequence ATGACATTGCAAGAAGACAAGGATTACGACAGCCAGTCCGTCTATTCCCCGTTGACCCTGGCCATTTACGACACGCTCGTCCTGCGTATCTCCAACCCCGCCGTGTGGCGCTGTCCGACCTCACGGATCCTCGGGATCTACGACAGTTACGTAAGTTCTAACCATCTGGATGTAGGTGTCGGCACGGGGTGGTATCTGGATCATTGCCGCTTCCCGGCCGCGCCGCGGCTGGCGCTGATGGACCTCAACCGCAATGCCCTGCGCTCGGCGGCGAAGCGGGTGGAGCGCTACGCGCCCGAGAGCCACGTGGCCGACGTGTTGCAGCCGGTGCGACCGGTAGGCGAGCCGTTCGCGTCCATCGGCCTGACCTATCTGCTGCACTGCCTGCCGGGCAACATGCCCGGGAAGGCCCGTGTTTTCGACCACATGCTGCCGTTGCTCGCTCCGGGTGGCGTGATCTTCGGTGCGACCATCCTGGCGGAAGGTGTGGTGCGTAGCGGTGCGGCCGTGCGGCTGATGGCGTTCTATAACCGCAAGGGTATCTTCGGTAACGCGACGGACAGCCTGGATGATCTGCGGGCCGAACTCACGAAGCGTTTCGACAAGGTCGACATCACCGTCGTCGGCTGCGTGGCGCTGTTCGTAGCCTCGGCGCCGCGATCTTTCCGGCCCGTCCTGCAACAGGTGCCGGCTCAGAAGACGACCTGA
- a CDS encoding hybrid sensor histidine kinase/response regulator: MPRSRLARFVTLLILLLAMAGSVALGGWWAWRRALGGIAAQSADRLTLHALAVQRLIDRFTVLPDVLALDPELRAALSGPTASIDTPALNRKLEQANGAVHASTLTLLDRDGHAVAANNWNTPESNVGLDYRFRPYFQDAMRDGHSTFYALGVSTNVPGYFITRTVDDDKGRHIGVVVVKITLDDVRHDWARGEDIVLLADRHGVVFLANRGPEWMYRTLHALDPRDALSIDRTRQYGGRTLPLIVRTRVGTAGDGADQVRVRSPALPHEVIWRSLPLPQQAWTLHLLADARPATVAARNAALIVLAGWLPVILFGLFLQQRIRLARLRLRSREELERMVAHHAAALRSAQDSIVAAAHEATQGVHGNLEHLPQGVSVVDASLRLVAWNSRYQQIFGFPDDYMRAGRPIEDMFRFNARRGLLGPGDPEEAIQRRLAYLRAGSPHMYERERPDGTTFEIRGNPLPDGGFVTSYADITAYKAAARELRSLATSLEQRVDERTRDLHEAKAEAERANRSKTRFIAAAVHDLLQPLNAARLFIGTLAEGRLDANERELAERVRSALDTQDELLASLLDVSRLEGGAVEPRFTAVALGPMLADLARQFAVLADSRGLRLRWVDSAFVVRADALLLRRVLQNFLSNAIHYTPRGGVLIGARRQDDAVRIEVWDTGLGIPEAKTRAIFDEFLRLDNGMDRDRRSSGLGLSIVDRIGRLLGARVGVRSRLGRGSVFSIAVPVYRGDADAVAPGASAEDESPFTGARVMLVDADAITRQATARLLSSWGCDVVAVPGASAAMRHAETDEAPSIVLLEDPIDGMATEELRVALGSRWGSLPPVVLIAEAPSASDVERAAAAGLRYLTKPLAPARLRAVMSRLLMLAG; this comes from the coding sequence ATGCCCCGATCGCGTCTTGCCCGCTTCGTTACCCTGCTGATCCTGTTGCTGGCCATGGCCGGGAGCGTGGCGCTGGGCGGCTGGTGGGCCTGGCGGCGGGCGCTCGGCGGCATCGCCGCGCAGTCGGCGGACCGGCTCACTCTGCATGCGCTGGCGGTGCAGCGCCTGATCGATCGCTTTACCGTGCTGCCTGACGTGCTGGCGCTGGATCCCGAGCTCAGGGCGGCGTTGTCCGGTCCGACCGCATCCATCGATACGCCAGCGCTCAACCGCAAACTGGAACAGGCCAACGGCGCGGTGCATGCCTCGACGCTGACCCTGCTGGACCGTGACGGCCACGCCGTGGCCGCCAACAACTGGAACACGCCGGAAAGTAACGTCGGTCTGGATTACCGTTTCCGGCCGTACTTTCAGGACGCGATGCGTGATGGCCACTCCACGTTCTACGCGCTGGGCGTATCCACCAACGTGCCGGGCTACTTCATCACCCGCACCGTCGACGACGATAAGGGCCGTCATATCGGTGTGGTCGTGGTCAAGATCACGCTGGACGATGTGCGCCACGACTGGGCGCGCGGAGAGGACATCGTGTTGCTGGCCGACCGGCACGGCGTGGTCTTCCTGGCCAACCGTGGCCCTGAATGGATGTACCGCACCTTGCACGCGCTCGATCCACGGGACGCCTTGTCCATCGATCGCACGCGCCAGTACGGCGGTCGCACGCTTCCCCTGATCGTACGCACCCGGGTGGGAACCGCCGGGGACGGTGCGGATCAGGTAAGGGTGAGGTCGCCCGCGCTGCCTCATGAGGTCATCTGGCGCAGCCTGCCATTACCGCAGCAGGCCTGGACACTGCACCTGCTGGCCGATGCGCGCCCGGCGACCGTGGCGGCACGCAACGCGGCGCTGATCGTACTGGCAGGCTGGCTGCCTGTGATCCTCTTCGGTCTGTTCCTGCAACAGCGGATCCGCCTTGCACGTCTGCGTCTGCGCAGCCGCGAGGAGCTGGAGCGCATGGTCGCGCATCATGCCGCCGCGCTGCGGTCGGCGCAGGACAGCATCGTAGCCGCCGCGCATGAGGCGACCCAGGGGGTGCACGGCAACCTGGAGCACCTGCCGCAAGGCGTAAGCGTCGTCGATGCCTCGCTGCGTCTGGTGGCGTGGAATTCGCGTTACCAGCAGATTTTCGGTTTTCCCGACGACTACATGCGGGCGGGGCGGCCCATCGAGGACATGTTCCGCTTCAACGCACGCCGCGGCCTTCTGGGCCCGGGCGATCCCGAGGAAGCGATTCAGCGTCGTCTCGCCTATCTGCGTGCGGGTAGCCCGCACATGTATGAGCGCGAGCGTCCGGACGGCACGACGTTCGAGATTCGTGGCAACCCGCTGCCGGATGGTGGCTTCGTTACCAGTTATGCCGACATCACCGCGTACAAGGCGGCGGCGCGCGAGTTGCGCTCGCTGGCGACGAGCCTCGAGCAACGCGTCGACGAGCGCACGCGCGATCTCCACGAGGCCAAGGCGGAGGCCGAGCGCGCCAACCGATCCAAGACGCGTTTCATCGCCGCCGCCGTGCATGACCTTCTCCAGCCGTTGAATGCCGCGCGTCTTTTCATCGGTACGCTGGCGGAGGGCCGGCTCGACGCGAACGAGCGCGAACTGGCAGAGCGTGTGCGCAGCGCCCTCGACACGCAGGACGAACTGCTTGCCAGCTTGCTGGACGTGTCCCGTCTGGAGGGCGGTGCGGTCGAGCCCCGTTTCACGGCGGTGGCCCTGGGCCCGATGCTTGCCGATCTGGCCCGCCAGTTTGCCGTGCTGGCCGATTCGCGGGGCCTGCGCCTGCGTTGGGTCGACAGTGCTTTCGTCGTGCGTGCCGATGCCTTGCTGCTTCGCCGCGTGCTACAGAACTTCCTCTCCAACGCGATCCACTACACACCGCGCGGTGGCGTGCTGATTGGTGCGCGGCGGCAGGACGATGCGGTGCGCATCGAGGTCTGGGATACGGGGCTCGGTATTCCGGAGGCGAAAACACGCGCGATCTTCGACGAGTTTCTTCGCCTCGATAACGGGATGGATCGCGATCGTCGCAGTTCGGGGCTCGGTCTCTCCATTGTCGATCGCATCGGTCGGCTGCTTGGAGCGCGTGTCGGCGTGCGCTCCCGGCTGGGGCGCGGCAGCGTGTTCTCCATCGCCGTTCCGGTGTATCGCGGCGATGCCGATGCGGTCGCGCCGGGTGCGAGTGCCGAAGACGAGTCGCCCTTTACGGGGGCGCGTGTGATGCTCGTCGATGCCGACGCCATCACGCGACAGGCGACGGCCCGGCTGTTGTCTTCGTGGGGCTGCGATGTCGTGGCCGTCCCCGGGGCCAGCGCAGCCATGCGTCATGCCGAGACCGACGAGGCACCGTCGATCGTGTTGCTCGAGGATCCGATCGACGGCATGGCTACCGAAGAGCTTCGCGTAGCGCTCGGTTCGCGATGGGGCAGCCTGCCGCCGGTCGTGCTCATCGCGGAGGCGCCCTCGGCATCGGATGTCGAGCGCGCCGCGGCGGCCGGGCTGCGCTACCTGACCAAGCCGCTGGCGCCCGCACGTCTGCGTGCGGTGATGAGCCGGCTGCTGATGCTCGCCGGCTAG
- a CDS encoding porin has product MKTSQSRLYPAIAAVLFASGMSAPSMAADKVTNAELLKLIRQQAAQIDALKQRLAVVEGQTHAPAMASAGVGTPVTPTNTQPVASEDDRRQAQVDAAIADTRESEIAVAMARGGATKSSGGSTRWGLGGEAGPLFRSDDGFFTFKPDGRLLIDFTRTSGSNYDTRNINGAQITSARLGGEGTVGALGYHVEADFADNVVALRQTYLTYTAKLFGNTTKFYLGNFLKDLGTEGSSESARVPFMLRNAATAVGQPVVSYFGMGAQMRMYGNNWHYSLSINGNAPNSSTSGTRTDSTTYLTRAHWNPWKTENGFLHVGGWYYYEKISDGVTSINNTPAIALDYNDNLAVSASSIANPTQDRGKGYELGGVLRNFWLMTEYGKRTIDSSTADSVTRHGSSFAAGWMITGEAPGFSSRSGSWKAVKVNNPVTSGGWGAFELAGRVDHYDYADAPRGGIGKSYTLGVNWYLNDWSRLMLNYVHWNTDNQVGSFTGPDAGNSVAVRAQVVF; this is encoded by the coding sequence ATGAAGACAAGCCAGTCCCGCCTCTATCCGGCGATCGCCGCCGTACTCTTTGCCAGCGGCATGTCCGCGCCGTCGATGGCCGCCGACAAGGTGACCAACGCCGAATTGTTGAAACTGATCAGGCAGCAGGCCGCGCAGATCGATGCGTTGAAGCAGCGCCTTGCCGTGGTGGAAGGCCAGACGCATGCTCCCGCCATGGCCTCCGCCGGTGTCGGTACTCCCGTCACGCCCACCAACACGCAGCCAGTTGCCAGCGAGGACGACCGCCGCCAGGCGCAGGTCGACGCGGCCATCGCCGACACGCGCGAGAGCGAGATCGCCGTCGCCATGGCGCGCGGTGGCGCAACGAAATCCTCCGGTGGCAGCACGCGCTGGGGCCTCGGCGGCGAAGCCGGCCCGCTGTTCCGCAGCGACGATGGCTTCTTCACCTTCAAGCCCGACGGTCGCCTCCTGATCGACTTCACCCGTACCAGCGGATCGAATTACGACACACGCAACATCAACGGGGCGCAGATCACCAGCGCGCGCCTCGGCGGCGAAGGCACCGTCGGCGCACTCGGTTACCACGTCGAAGCGGACTTCGCCGATAACGTCGTCGCCCTGCGCCAGACCTACCTCACGTACACCGCGAAGCTGTTCGGCAACACGACGAAGTTCTATCTCGGCAACTTCCTCAAGGATCTCGGCACCGAAGGCTCGTCCGAATCGGCGCGCGTGCCCTTCATGCTGCGCAACGCCGCGACCGCGGTGGGCCAGCCCGTCGTCAGCTACTTCGGCATGGGCGCACAGATGCGGATGTACGGCAACAACTGGCATTACAGCCTGTCGATCAACGGCAACGCCCCGAACAGTTCCACGTCGGGCACGCGCACCGACTCGACCACGTACCTCACCCGCGCGCACTGGAATCCGTGGAAGACCGAAAACGGCTTCCTGCATGTGGGTGGCTGGTACTACTACGAGAAGATCAGCGACGGCGTCACCAGCATCAACAACACGCCGGCCATCGCGCTCGACTACAATGACAACCTCGCGGTATCGGCCAGCTCCATCGCCAATCCCACGCAGGATCGTGGCAAGGGCTATGAACTGGGCGGGGTACTGCGCAACTTCTGGCTGATGACCGAGTACGGCAAGCGAACCATCGATTCGAGCACCGCCGACTCGGTCACGCGGCACGGGTCCAGTTTCGCCGCCGGCTGGATGATTACCGGCGAAGCGCCAGGGTTCTCCAGCCGTTCGGGCAGCTGGAAAGCGGTGAAGGTGAACAACCCGGTGACGTCGGGCGGCTGGGGTGCCTTCGAGCTCGCCGGGCGTGTCGACCATTACGACTACGCGGACGCACCGCGCGGCGGTATCGGCAAGAGCTATACGCTCGGCGTGAACTGGTACCTCAACGACTGGTCGCGGCTGATGCTCAACTATGTCCACTGGAATACGGATAACCAGGTGGGCAGTTTTACCGGGCCTGACGCCGGTAATTCGGTGGCGGTGCGGGCTCAGGTCGTCTTCTGA
- a CDS encoding alpha/beta hydrolase — translation MSLLRVALLAAAIGLACTGQVAAQAAPDAGKPTSIDLWPGSPPGGGSGPKGPERIGQSGTGVGAVSNVSRPRIEVYRPARPNGAAVILIGGGGYFRIGIGHEVIPTAKWLAALGVTPVVLYYRLPADHWPAVAPFQDAQRAIRVLRAHASELGIDPKRVGVVGFSAGGNLAGIAETRFADAFYPAVDAADQQSARPDFAGLIYPVISLQKPFDTTRSSRELSTQSDAVQAYSVELHVTHDTPPTFLAQAADDPIANIGNSLVMFDALHKNDVDTEMHVFDKGGHGWGLGDPGSAPAQWPRLFAAWARRAGFFNAVDTGPFAVPATSPSNAAPAASDAIPDDN, via the coding sequence ATGAGCTTGCTTCGCGTCGCGCTACTCGCCGCGGCCATCGGTCTCGCGTGCACCGGCCAGGTGGCCGCGCAGGCCGCGCCGGATGCCGGTAAACCTACCTCCATCGATCTGTGGCCCGGCAGTCCGCCGGGCGGCGGCAGCGGTCCGAAGGGGCCGGAGCGTATCGGCCAGAGCGGTACCGGTGTCGGCGCGGTCTCCAACGTCAGCCGCCCGCGTATCGAGGTATATCGCCCCGCCCGCCCGAATGGCGCGGCGGTGATCCTCATCGGCGGCGGCGGCTATTTCCGTATCGGGATCGGGCATGAGGTGATCCCGACGGCGAAATGGCTGGCGGCGCTGGGCGTCACACCGGTGGTGCTTTATTACCGCCTGCCCGCCGATCACTGGCCGGCCGTCGCGCCATTCCAGGATGCGCAGCGCGCGATCCGCGTTTTGCGTGCGCATGCCAGCGAGCTCGGCATCGATCCGAAGCGCGTGGGTGTGGTCGGGTTCTCGGCGGGTGGCAATCTTGCCGGTATCGCCGAGACGCGCTTTGCCGATGCGTTCTATCCCGCCGTCGACGCGGCGGACCAACAGTCGGCACGACCGGATTTCGCCGGGCTGATCTACCCGGTGATCTCGTTGCAGAAGCCCTTCGATACCACACGGTCCAGCCGCGAACTGTCCACGCAGTCCGATGCGGTGCAGGCCTATTCGGTCGAGCTCCACGTGACGCACGACACGCCGCCGACCTTTCTCGCGCAGGCCGCCGACGACCCGATCGCCAACATCGGTAACAGCCTGGTGATGTTCGACGCCCTGCACAAGAACGATGTCGACACCGAAATGCATGTGTTCGACAAGGGTGGTCATGGGTGGGGTCTCGGCGATCCCGGCTCGGCGCCGGCGCAATGGCCTCGCTTGTTCGCCGCCTGGGCACGTCGTGCAGGCTTCTTCAACGCCGTCGACACCGGCCCGTTCGCCGTGCCCGCCACATCGCCGTCGAATGCCGCGCCCGCGGCCAGCGATGCGATTCCGGACGACAACTGA
- a CDS encoding response regulator, which yields MPLTLLIADDHPMFRGALLHALAEPLRGGRALEAASHSAMETVLASGESVDLVLLDLTMPGAMGFSSLLWLRGEHPDVPVLVVSSNDHPRNVRRAQQFGAAGFVSKSAPAEVLREAVTEVMQGGTAFVGARAERSDDDAQLAARLARLTPAQFRVLMLMAEGLLNKQIAAELGLAENTVKIHVTAVLSKLECRSRTQAAVLVKSLDIDEGVDGSHPG from the coding sequence ATGTTCCGCGGCGCCCTGCTGCACGCGCTGGCCGAACCCCTCCGCGGCGGCCGTGCGCTGGAAGCCGCCAGCCACAGCGCCATGGAGACCGTGCTCGCCTCCGGGGAATCCGTCGACCTGGTCCTGCTCGACCTGACCATGCCGGGCGCCATGGGGTTCTCCTCCCTGCTCTGGTTGCGCGGCGAGCACCCCGACGTGCCCGTGCTGGTGGTTTCCTCGAACGACCACCCGCGCAACGTGCGCCGGGCCCAGCAGTTCGGCGCGGCGGGATTCGTCTCCAAGTCCGCACCCGCCGAGGTATTGCGCGAGGCGGTGACCGAGGTCATGCAGGGCGGCACGGCTTTCGTGGGTGCGCGCGCCGAGCGCAGCGACGACGACGCGCAACTGGCCGCGCGGCTGGCGCGGCTCACGCCCGCGCAGTTCCGCGTGCTCATGCTGATGGCCGAAGGTCTGCTCAACAAGCAGATCGCCGCAGAGCTCGGCCTCGCCGAGAACACCGTGAAGATTCACGTCACGGCCGTGCTGTCCAAGCTCGAATGCCGCTCGCGCACGCAGGCCGCTGTGCTGGTGAAGTCGCTCGACATCGACGAGGGTGTCGATGGCTCGCATCCCGGCTGA
- a CDS encoding dicarboxylate/amino acid:cation symporter codes for MSLRSASPVVPVPFYRQTYVQVLLAIALGALLGHFWPTFGQSLKPLGDAFIKLVKMIIAPVIFLTVVTGIAGMPHLNAVGRVVLKAMIYFLVFSTLALIVGLIVANVVQPGAGLNIDPATLSTKEIATYASKAHDISLTGFLLDIIPDTVVGAFTSGNILQVLLFAVLFGISLTMAGERAKPVVSFFESLTAPVFTLVHLLMKAAPIGAFGAIAFTIGRYGIESLSNLLFLVATFYGTAILFIVVVLGTVARLAGFSIFRLLRYLKAELLLVLGTSSSEAALPSLMEKMERAGCDKSVVGLVVPTGYSFNLDGTNIYMTLAALFIAQATNTPLTLGEQVALLLVAMVSSKGAAGVTGAGFVTLAATLSVVPSLPVAGMALILGVDRFMSECRSLTNFIGNAVATVVVARWEGALDRKALDAALSSRAENRAPTLVASQGKQS; via the coding sequence ATGTCCCTGCGCTCCGCCTCGCCCGTCGTACCTGTCCCCTTCTATCGCCAGACCTACGTCCAGGTGCTGCTGGCCATCGCACTCGGCGCCCTGCTCGGCCACTTCTGGCCGACGTTCGGCCAGTCGCTGAAGCCTCTGGGCGATGCCTTCATCAAGCTGGTGAAGATGATCATCGCGCCCGTGATCTTCCTCACCGTGGTCACCGGCATCGCCGGCATGCCGCACCTCAACGCCGTCGGCCGCGTCGTGCTGAAGGCGATGATCTACTTTCTGGTCTTCTCGACCCTCGCGCTGATCGTCGGCCTGATCGTGGCCAACGTGGTGCAGCCGGGTGCGGGTCTGAACATCGATCCCGCGACCCTGTCGACGAAGGAAATCGCGACCTATGCGTCCAAGGCGCACGATATCTCGCTGACCGGCTTCCTGCTCGACATCATTCCGGACACGGTGGTCGGCGCGTTCACCTCGGGCAATATCCTGCAGGTGCTGCTGTTCGCGGTGCTGTTCGGCATCTCGCTGACGATGGCCGGCGAGCGCGCGAAGCCGGTCGTCTCCTTCTTCGAGTCGCTGACCGCGCCGGTGTTCACGCTGGTGCATCTGCTGATGAAGGCCGCACCCATCGGTGCCTTCGGCGCCATCGCGTTCACCATCGGGCGCTATGGCATCGAGTCGCTGTCGAACCTGTTGTTTCTGGTCGCCACGTTCTACGGCACGGCGATCCTGTTCATCGTGGTGGTGCTGGGCACGGTCGCCAGGCTGGCCGGATTCTCGATTTTCAGGCTGCTGCGCTATCTCAAGGCGGAGCTGTTGCTGGTACTCGGCACCTCGTCGTCGGAGGCCGCACTTCCGTCGCTGATGGAGAAGATGGAGCGTGCCGGTTGCGACAAGTCCGTCGTCGGCCTGGTCGTGCCCACCGGTTACTCGTTCAATCTGGATGGCACCAACATCTACATGACCCTGGCCGCGTTGTTCATCGCGCAGGCGACAAACACACCGCTGACGCTCGGTGAACAGGTCGCCCTGTTGCTAGTGGCGATGGTCAGCTCGAAGGGCGCGGCGGGCGTCACCGGTGCGGGATTCGTCACGCTCGCGGCGACCCTGTCCGTGGTGCCCTCGCTGCCGGTTGCGGGCATGGCGCTGATCCTCGGCGTCGATCGGTTCATGAGCGAGTGCCGCTCGCTCACCAATTTCATCGGCAACGCCGTGGCTACCGTGGTCGTCGCACGCTGGGAAGGCGCGCTGGATCGCAAGGCTCTGGACGCTGCCCTGTCGTCTCGCGCGGAGAACCGCGCGCCCACGCTCGTCGCTTCACAGGGGAAACAGTCATGA
- a CDS encoding FAD-dependent oxidoreductase, with amino-acid sequence MLDVLIVGAGPTGLAHALWLTAQGVKVRIIDRTAGPGTTSRAMAVQARTLELYRQLDLSDEVVAAGFQNRAMNIWARGKRRARVALQDIGSGLSPYPYILVYPQDLHEKTLVAKLASLGVNVERETELVDFQDKGDHVEARLRSADGTEETASAMYLSACDGASSTVRKQLGIGFEGGTYRQVFYVADVELSGLEHMGEAHIALNGSDFVAVLSYSDDGKARLIGTVQDERAQHPESLTFEDVGQEAIASVGIKVEKVNWFSHYRVHHRVADRFREGRVFLMGDAGHVHSPAGGQGMNTGILDAINLAWKLAEVIHGRAPDALLDTYADERQAFARELVKTTDRVFSLITADGGLADIMRSYGVPLIASAVYKVGPARDLLFKMVSQTALTYKDSTLSEGTAGDVDAGERLPWVSIDGRDNFESLARIGWQVHVYGTAKEDLKAWCGERGVVLREFTWTSAYEKAGLRQDALYLLRPDTWVALADPTGSVETLDSYFASRSYRPGVTDRQDL; translated from the coding sequence ATGTTGGACGTTCTTATCGTTGGTGCAGGCCCCACTGGCCTGGCGCATGCACTCTGGCTGACGGCCCAGGGTGTGAAGGTCCGAATCATCGACCGAACAGCCGGGCCAGGGACCACGTCCCGGGCCATGGCCGTGCAGGCCCGGACACTGGAGCTCTACCGGCAGCTGGATCTCAGCGACGAAGTGGTTGCCGCGGGTTTCCAGAACCGGGCCATGAATATCTGGGCGCGCGGAAAGCGTCGCGCCCGGGTTGCATTGCAAGACATCGGCAGCGGTCTGTCCCCCTACCCCTACATCCTCGTCTATCCCCAGGACCTCCACGAAAAGACGCTGGTGGCCAAGCTCGCCTCCCTCGGCGTAAACGTCGAACGGGAGACTGAGCTGGTCGACTTTCAGGACAAGGGAGACCACGTCGAAGCGCGTCTTCGTAGCGCAGACGGTACGGAGGAAACGGCATCGGCCATGTATCTGTCAGCCTGCGACGGGGCAAGCTCCACCGTCCGCAAACAGCTCGGCATAGGTTTCGAGGGGGGCACGTACCGGCAGGTCTTTTATGTTGCCGACGTCGAGTTGTCAGGCCTCGAACACATGGGCGAGGCGCATATCGCGCTCAACGGATCGGACTTCGTTGCGGTGCTCTCCTACAGCGATGACGGGAAGGCGCGGCTCATTGGAACCGTTCAGGACGAGCGCGCACAGCACCCGGAAAGCCTGACCTTCGAAGATGTCGGGCAAGAGGCCATCGCGAGCGTCGGTATCAAGGTCGAGAAGGTCAACTGGTTTTCTCATTACCGCGTACATCACCGTGTTGCCGACCGTTTCCGCGAAGGCCGCGTGTTTCTGATGGGCGACGCGGGTCACGTCCATAGCCCGGCGGGTGGACAGGGCATGAATACCGGAATTCTCGATGCCATCAACCTCGCCTGGAAACTCGCCGAGGTCATCCACGGCCGGGCGCCGGACGCGCTGCTCGACACGTATGCCGACGAGCGGCAGGCCTTTGCACGCGAGCTGGTCAAGACCACCGACCGAGTCTTCAGCCTGATCACGGCGGATGGTGGGCTTGCCGACATCATGCGCAGCTACGGCGTGCCGTTGATTGCCAGTGCTGTGTACAAGGTCGGCCCTGCACGCGATCTCCTGTTCAAGATGGTGTCGCAGACGGCCCTGACCTACAAAGACAGCACACTAAGCGAGGGGACGGCAGGAGACGTCGACGCCGGCGAGCGCCTCCCCTGGGTCAGCATCGATGGACGCGATAATTTCGAATCGTTGGCCAGGATTGGATGGCAGGTGCACGTGTACGGCACCGCGAAGGAAGACCTCAAAGCATGGTGTGGCGAGCGCGGGGTCGTGCTACGGGAATTCACCTGGACATCCGCGTATGAAAAAGCGGGTCTCCGGCAGGACGCGCTCTATCTGCTCCGTCCCGACACATGGGTTGCCCTCGCCGACCCCACAGGCTCGGTCGAAACGCTGGACTCCTACTTCGCTTCGCGTTCTTATCGTCCAGGAGTAACCGACAGGCAGGATTTGTGA
- a CDS encoding DUF3606 domain-containing protein: MSDDTSKRGPGDAQRINVHEDYEVEYWTRILGVSEDKLRETVKRVGIMTDDVRKALGKA; encoded by the coding sequence ATGAGCGACGACACCAGCAAGCGCGGCCCCGGCGATGCGCAGCGCATTAATGTCCATGAGGATTACGAGGTCGAATACTGGACCCGGATTCTCGGCGTGTCGGAAGACAAGCTTCGGGAGACAGTGAAGCGCGTCGGCATCATGACGGACGATGTCCGGAAGGCATTGGGCAAGGCATGA